The proteins below come from a single Crossiella sp. CA-258035 genomic window:
- a CDS encoding general stress protein, protein MLVLTSSFSGARPGGLPTPPTGWPIGSYAKYEEAQRAVDYLADSSFPVQDVTIVGVDLMLVERVTGRLTWGKVLGTGAASGAWFGLFVGVLVSLFSNQQGLALGPILISLVTGVVFFMIFAAAGYATQRGKRDFVSASQLVAGRYDVLCSPRNAEQGRDMLAKLAMRGPIAKTD, encoded by the coding sequence GTGCTTGTCTTGACCAGTTCGTTCTCCGGTGCCCGGCCCGGTGGCCTGCCCACCCCGCCCACCGGGTGGCCGATCGGCTCCTACGCCAAGTACGAGGAGGCGCAGCGGGCGGTCGACTACCTCGCCGACAGCTCCTTCCCGGTGCAGGACGTGACCATCGTCGGGGTGGACCTGATGCTGGTGGAGCGCGTCACCGGGCGGCTGACCTGGGGCAAGGTGCTGGGCACCGGTGCGGCCTCCGGCGCCTGGTTCGGCCTGTTCGTCGGCGTGCTGGTGAGCCTGTTCAGCAACCAGCAGGGGCTCGCGCTCGGCCCGATCCTGATCTCGCTGGTCACCGGCGTGGTGTTCTTCATGATCTTCGCCGCGGCCGGGTACGCCACCCAGCGCGGCAAGCGGGACTTCGTCTCGGCCAGCCAGCTGGTGGCCGGTCGCTACGACGTGCTCTGCTCGCCGCGCAACGCTGAGCAGGGCAGGGACATGCTGGCCAAGCTCGCCATGCGCGGACCGATCGCCAAGACGGACTGA
- a CDS encoding acyl-CoA dehydrogenase family protein: protein MARLAQTAGLTDIQQEILSTVRAFVDKEIIPHAQALEHGDSYPADIVEGMKEMGLFGLTIPEEYGGLGESLLTYALVVEEIARGWMSVSGVINTHFIVAHMVKQHATQEQKQDLLPRMATGDLRGSFSMSEPELGSDVAAIRTRAVREGDSYLINGQKMWLTNGGTSNLTAVLVRTDEGREKPHQNLTTFLVEKPTGYGEVLPGLTVPGKIDKMGYKGVDTTEMVFDDFRIGAEAILGGESGKGFAHMMDGVEVGRVNVAARACGIAIRAFELAVSYAQQRTTFGKPIAQHQAIAFKLAEMATKVEAAHLMMVNAARLKDSGARNDVEAGMAKLIASEYCVEVTQEAFRIHGGYGYSKEYEIERLMREAPFLLIGEGTSEIQKTIISRGLLRDYGLRG from the coding sequence GTGGCCAGGCTCGCCCAGACCGCCGGTCTCACCGACATCCAGCAGGAGATCCTCAGCACCGTCCGCGCGTTCGTGGACAAGGAGATCATCCCGCACGCGCAGGCCCTGGAACACGGTGACAGCTACCCCGCGGACATCGTCGAGGGCATGAAGGAGATGGGCCTGTTCGGGCTCACCATCCCCGAGGAGTACGGCGGGCTCGGCGAGTCCCTGCTGACCTACGCGCTGGTGGTCGAGGAGATCGCCCGTGGCTGGATGAGCGTCTCCGGCGTGATCAACACCCACTTCATCGTGGCGCACATGGTCAAGCAGCACGCCACCCAGGAGCAGAAGCAGGACCTGCTGCCCCGGATGGCCACCGGCGACCTGCGCGGCTCCTTCTCCATGTCCGAGCCGGAACTGGGCTCCGACGTGGCCGCGATCCGCACCCGCGCGGTGCGCGAGGGCGACAGCTACCTGATCAACGGCCAGAAGATGTGGCTGACCAACGGCGGCACCTCCAACCTGACCGCGGTGCTGGTGCGCACCGACGAGGGCCGGGAGAAGCCGCACCAGAACCTGACCACCTTCCTGGTGGAGAAGCCCACCGGCTACGGCGAGGTGCTGCCCGGCCTGACCGTGCCCGGCAAGATCGACAAGATGGGCTACAAGGGCGTCGACACCACCGAGATGGTCTTCGACGACTTCCGGATCGGCGCGGAGGCGATCCTCGGCGGCGAGTCCGGCAAGGGCTTCGCGCACATGATGGACGGCGTCGAGGTGGGCCGGGTGAACGTGGCCGCGCGCGCCTGCGGCATCGCCATCCGCGCCTTCGAGCTGGCCGTCTCCTACGCCCAGCAGCGCACCACCTTCGGCAAGCCGATCGCCCAGCACCAGGCGATCGCGTTCAAGCTGGCCGAGATGGCCACCAAGGTCGAGGCCGCGCACCTGATGATGGTCAACGCCGCCCGGCTCAAGGACTCCGGCGCGCGCAACGACGTCGAGGCCGGCATGGCCAAGCTGATCGCCAGCGAGTACTGCGTGGAGGTCACCCAGGAGGCCTTCCGCATCCACGGCGGCTACGGCTACTCCAAGGAGTACGAGATCGAGCGCCTGATGCGCGAGGCGCCGTTCCTGCTCATCGGCGAGGGCACCAGCGAGATCCAGAAGACGATCATCAGCAGGGGGTTGCTGCGTGACTACGGTCTCCGCGGCTGA
- a CDS encoding patatin-like protein, whose protein sequence is MGPLDPAAGTAASEPGHNRQELRLALSMRGGVSLAVWIGGAASEIARLRCALAADDPGNPWAGLAGLAGYESVRIDVLTGASAGGLNSAIMAASLVYGFRFDAIRDLWVQLGDLDAMCRATPTMLQAKPPSLLEGDGYFGKELRQRLQKLVAEPARGPLADRVDLLLTATLLDPITVTRWDDRLATIRERRRSAAFRFRHRGCAGDPLSDFAAGTEARRTAAQLAQAARTTSSFPLAFEPASVRAQPDTPSGEVDLIGCFSETAPAGGRAFQVIDGGVLDNIPVGAAIKAIAASPADGPTERWLVYLNPEPIVGTTAKPVSQRRRGLPVGLAALAARYNQESLLTDIEELDAHNREVRRIELRRRALFAPLTALPAAERGTGLTELVRRVGPAHAHLRACLDAERITVALLDPAKRPPGLLRRAPLHDDPVAGWSPQARRSLAPRLTEVLAAAAAADPETVFADVTALGAAVDLCIRWARELELWADEAYLPAIGEVKAVLYRLRQIADVLADHADGRWPALAEAEPGEPTDLRAWVGTTFEEYRQAQRELGPGVSEPLGWVLEAALTPDPGDEREQVEANKRFQERLLELAEALEADGVEEREQDLEPRAVDALGLAWPAVYTAATRLAEAAPRRPRSTETDLDAVVHQLLETAPDLPITLAQVVALTAPLHAAQSAGGRIRFMRIASDAPTPIEFRELLAGKETLSPDDKLCGTDLGAFAAFCSAKWRANDWMWGRLDAAASLVSLLTDPARLREFARGRELDELFADIERIATTPPGPAELGTENPVADKEWRRFLGRRFETRREAVRAELAEVLAPNPVPPALRETRAALTERVQWAVVAAEMSFVDSVELGANPGSPEPAAPVPPGALEKKVAEYQVGHQEIRDLGDVRMARTAIRLGLLAHRTIKPESCTVPMVAARAAMSALKPLLLAVLFFVTAPERALLTTSVALAGLLTAHRPDDWADIPWWTRVGPTVWDFGRWALVVATVLVIFLAARAAVRAVRRKSSGGVRRPAALAGLGVLVGAGGLYAASAGLSFGPAAVTVGAALTTWLATCWMRVDRRVLAALLSAAVFAGGALLFADYGLPIGWWFTSCAVVATYAVTALASLTDTLPERRPHEFSR, encoded by the coding sequence ATGGGCCCACTCGACCCCGCTGCCGGGACCGCCGCGTCCGAGCCCGGTCACAACCGCCAGGAGTTGCGGCTTGCCCTGTCCATGCGGGGTGGGGTGTCGCTGGCCGTGTGGATCGGTGGGGCGGCCTCGGAGATCGCGCGGTTGCGGTGTGCGCTGGCGGCGGATGATCCCGGGAACCCGTGGGCGGGGCTGGCTGGGCTGGCCGGGTACGAGTCGGTGCGGATCGATGTGCTCACCGGAGCCTCGGCGGGTGGGCTGAACAGCGCGATCATGGCGGCGAGCCTGGTGTACGGGTTCCGGTTCGACGCGATCCGGGATCTCTGGGTGCAGTTGGGCGATCTGGACGCGATGTGCCGGGCGACGCCGACCATGCTCCAGGCGAAGCCGCCCTCGTTGCTGGAGGGGGACGGGTACTTCGGCAAGGAGCTGCGGCAGCGGTTGCAGAAGCTGGTGGCCGAACCGGCCCGGGGACCGTTGGCGGACCGGGTGGACCTGCTGCTGACCGCGACGCTGCTGGACCCGATAACGGTGACCCGGTGGGACGACCGGCTGGCGACCATCCGGGAGCGGCGGCGCTCGGCCGCGTTCCGGTTCCGGCACCGGGGGTGTGCCGGGGATCCGTTGTCGGACTTCGCGGCGGGCACCGAGGCGCGGCGGACGGCGGCGCAGCTGGCGCAGGCGGCGCGGACGACCTCCTCCTTCCCGTTGGCGTTCGAGCCGGCGAGTGTGCGGGCGCAGCCGGACACCCCCTCCGGCGAGGTGGACCTGATCGGCTGCTTCTCCGAGACCGCGCCCGCCGGGGGCAGGGCGTTCCAGGTCATCGACGGCGGGGTGCTGGACAACATCCCGGTGGGGGCGGCGATCAAGGCGATCGCGGCCTCGCCCGCGGACGGGCCGACCGAGCGGTGGCTGGTCTACCTCAACCCCGAACCGATCGTGGGCACCACCGCGAAGCCGGTCAGCCAGCGGCGGCGCGGGCTGCCGGTGGGGCTGGCGGCGCTGGCCGCCCGGTACAACCAGGAGTCCTTGCTCACCGACATCGAGGAGCTGGACGCGCACAACCGCGAGGTGCGGCGGATCGAGCTGCGGCGGCGGGCGCTGTTCGCGCCGCTGACCGCGCTGCCTGCCGCCGAGCGCGGGACCGGGCTGACCGAGCTGGTTCGGCGGGTCGGGCCGGCGCACGCGCACCTGCGGGCCTGCCTGGACGCCGAGCGGATCACCGTCGCGCTGCTCGACCCGGCCAAGCGGCCGCCCGGCCTGCTGCGCCGCGCCCCGCTGCACGACGATCCGGTGGCCGGGTGGTCGCCGCAGGCCAGGCGCTCGCTCGCGCCGCGGCTGACCGAGGTGCTCGCCGCCGCGGCCGCCGCGGATCCGGAGACCGTGTTCGCCGATGTCACCGCGCTCGGCGCGGCGGTGGACCTGTGCATCCGCTGGGCCAGGGAACTGGAACTGTGGGCCGACGAGGCGTACCTGCCCGCGATTGGCGAGGTCAAGGCGGTGCTGTACCGGCTGCGCCAGATCGCCGACGTGCTGGCCGACCACGCGGACGGGCGCTGGCCGGCGCTGGCCGAGGCCGAGCCGGGCGAACCCACCGACCTGCGGGCCTGGGTCGGCACCACCTTCGAGGAGTACCGGCAGGCCCAGCGCGAGCTGGGGCCAGGGGTGAGCGAGCCGCTGGGCTGGGTGCTGGAGGCCGCGCTCACCCCCGATCCCGGTGACGAGCGGGAGCAGGTCGAGGCGAACAAGCGGTTCCAGGAACGGCTGCTCGAACTGGCCGAGGCGCTGGAAGCCGACGGTGTGGAGGAGCGGGAGCAGGACCTGGAACCCAGGGCGGTGGACGCGCTCGGCCTGGCCTGGCCCGCCGTCTACACCGCGGCCACCCGGCTGGCCGAGGCCGCGCCGCGCCGCCCGCGCAGCACCGAGACCGACCTGGACGCCGTGGTGCACCAGCTGCTGGAGACCGCGCCCGACCTGCCGATCACGCTGGCCCAGGTGGTCGCGCTCACCGCACCGCTGCACGCGGCGCAGAGCGCGGGCGGGCGGATCAGGTTCATGCGCATCGCCAGTGACGCGCCCACCCCGATCGAGTTCCGGGAACTGTTGGCGGGCAAGGAAACCCTCAGTCCGGACGACAAGCTCTGCGGCACCGACCTGGGCGCGTTCGCCGCGTTCTGCTCGGCGAAGTGGCGGGCGAACGACTGGATGTGGGGCAGGCTGGACGCCGCGGCCAGCCTGGTCTCGCTGCTCACCGATCCGGCCCGGCTGCGTGAGTTCGCCCGCGGCCGGGAGCTGGACGAGCTCTTCGCCGACATCGAGCGGATCGCCACCACCCCGCCCGGCCCGGCCGAGCTGGGCACGGAGAACCCGGTGGCGGACAAGGAATGGCGGCGTTTCCTCGGCAGGCGGTTCGAGACCCGCCGGGAGGCGGTGCGGGCCGAGCTGGCCGAGGTGCTCGCGCCCAACCCGGTGCCGCCCGCGCTGCGCGAGACCAGGGCCGCGCTCACCGAACGCGTGCAGTGGGCGGTCGTGGCCGCTGAGATGTCCTTTGTGGACAGTGTGGAACTTGGCGCGAACCCGGGCAGCCCGGAGCCCGCCGCGCCGGTGCCGCCGGGCGCGCTGGAGAAGAAGGTCGCCGAGTACCAGGTGGGGCACCAGGAGATCAGGGACCTGGGTGATGTGCGGATGGCGCGCACCGCGATCCGGCTCGGCCTGCTCGCGCACCGCACCATCAAGCCCGAGTCCTGCACGGTGCCGATGGTCGCCGCCCGCGCGGCCATGTCCGCGCTGAAACCGCTGCTGCTGGCCGTGCTGTTCTTCGTCACCGCGCCGGAACGCGCGCTGCTGACCACCTCGGTCGCGCTGGCCGGGCTGCTCACCGCGCACCGCCCCGACGACTGGGCGGACATCCCCTGGTGGACCAGGGTCGGGCCGACGGTGTGGGACTTCGGCCGCTGGGCGCTGGTGGTGGCCACCGTGCTGGTGATCTTCCTCGCGGCCAGGGCCGCGGTCCGCGCGGTGCGCCGCAAGTCCTCGGGCGGGGTGCGCCGGCCGGCCGCGCTGGCCGGTCTCGGCGTGCTGGTCGGCGCGGGCGGCCTGTACGCGGCCTCGGCCGGGCTCTCCTTCGGTCCGGCCGCGGTCACCGTGGGCGCGGCGCTGACCACCTGGCTGGCCACCTGCTGGATGCGGGTGGACCGCAGGGTGCTGGCCGCCCTGCTCAGCGCGGCCGTCTTCGCCGGTGGCGCGCTGCTCTTCGCCGACTACGGGCTGCCCATCGGCTGGTGGTTCACCAGCTGCGCCGTGGTGGCCACCTACGCGGTCACCGCGCTGGCCAGCCTCACCGACACGCTCCCGGAACGCCGCCCGCACGAGTTCTCCAGGTAA
- a CDS encoding DUF4276 family protein yields the protein MAEYQRIHLLVEGQTEEILVRELLGPELTGLGYGVTHSSLRGVSRWARVQDTIWRLLHDRSIAVLTTVIDYYAFPGDAPGMASRASNDPVSRVRQVEEQVAAAIGDPRFVPHLVLHETESWVFAAGDQLAAHVRSPQLATKLSRDCAKAGGPELVNDGPDSAPSKRLLRYHPGYLKTAHGPKAIQDLGLPALRAQCPHLDAWLAELARRAR from the coding sequence GTGGCTGAGTACCAGCGGATCCATCTGCTCGTGGAAGGCCAGACCGAGGAGATCCTGGTACGGGAACTGCTCGGCCCCGAGCTGACGGGACTCGGTTACGGCGTCACCCATTCCTCGCTGCGCGGGGTGAGCCGGTGGGCGCGGGTCCAGGACACCATCTGGCGTCTGCTGCACGATCGCAGCATCGCCGTGCTGACCACTGTCATCGACTACTACGCATTCCCGGGCGACGCTCCGGGAATGGCCTCGCGGGCGTCGAATGATCCGGTCAGCCGGGTCCGTCAGGTGGAGGAACAGGTCGCCGCGGCGATCGGCGATCCGCGGTTCGTGCCGCACCTGGTCTTGCACGAGACCGAGAGCTGGGTCTTCGCCGCCGGAGACCAACTCGCCGCGCATGTTCGCTCTCCACAACTAGCGACCAAGCTCAGCCGGGACTGCGCCAAAGCGGGTGGGCCGGAACTGGTGAACGACGGTCCGGATTCCGCGCCGTCCAAGCGGCTGCTCCGCTACCACCCCGGTTACCTGAAAACCGCGCACGGCCCCAAGGCCATCCAGGACCTCGGTCTCCCCGCGCTCCGCGCGCAGTGCCCCCACCTCGACGCCTGGCTCGCCGAGCTGGCCCGCCGCGCACGCTGA
- a CDS encoding AAA family ATPase yields MTEQRVRQILVEGFTSIRSASVELGQLNVLVGANGAGKSNFIRAFEMLGRIADEELGYFVGKNGGAAVLLNEGSDRGQIRVRLTATSITYEAVLEPAGEDYLVLLHEALSTKDSVVALGHGGRETGMRRDARHREISAHADVVELLRGCRVFHFHDAGASAPPKRMTSTADNLMLRQDAGNLAAVLLALRDDQQNGYAAAYDQIVNAIQLVAPFFWDFVLEPNQEERVLLRWRQQGSDEVFSAGQMSDGTLRFVCLATLLLHPRLPALVVLDEPELGLHPFAIVQLADLLRAASTRSQVLIATQSVTLMNQFTVDDLIVVERGEGASRFHRPDPEALRIWLDEYSLGEIWEMNLIGGRPTNEGSARG; encoded by the coding sequence GTGACCGAGCAGCGAGTGCGGCAGATCCTGGTGGAGGGGTTCACCTCGATCAGGTCAGCTTCGGTCGAGCTGGGTCAGCTCAACGTCCTGGTCGGTGCGAACGGGGCGGGCAAGAGCAACTTCATCCGTGCATTCGAGATGCTGGGCCGGATCGCCGATGAGGAGCTTGGCTACTTCGTCGGCAAGAACGGTGGCGCCGCTGTTCTGCTCAACGAGGGATCGGACCGCGGCCAGATCCGCGTCCGGTTGACTGCCACCTCGATCACCTATGAGGCCGTGCTAGAGCCTGCGGGGGAGGACTACCTCGTCCTTCTCCACGAGGCTCTCTCCACCAAGGACTCGGTCGTCGCCCTCGGTCACGGCGGACGAGAGACCGGCATGCGTCGGGATGCTCGGCATCGGGAAATCTCGGCGCACGCTGATGTGGTCGAACTGCTCCGCGGCTGTCGTGTGTTCCATTTCCACGACGCCGGTGCGAGCGCGCCACCGAAGCGCATGACGTCAACCGCTGACAATCTGATGCTTCGGCAGGACGCGGGCAATCTGGCCGCTGTGCTGCTCGCCCTGCGCGACGACCAGCAAAATGGTTACGCGGCCGCCTACGACCAGATCGTCAACGCGATCCAGCTGGTTGCTCCGTTCTTCTGGGACTTCGTGCTTGAGCCGAACCAAGAAGAACGGGTGCTGCTCCGCTGGCGGCAGCAGGGATCTGACGAGGTGTTCTCGGCCGGGCAGATGTCCGACGGCACCTTGCGGTTCGTCTGCCTGGCCACACTTCTGCTGCATCCGAGGCTGCCCGCCCTGGTGGTGCTGGACGAACCCGAGCTCGGCCTGCACCCCTTCGCGATCGTCCAGCTCGCCGACCTGCTGCGGGCGGCCTCGACCCGCAGCCAGGTGCTGATCGCGACCCAGTCGGTGACCCTGATGAACCAGTTCACGGTGGACGACCTGATCGTGGTCGAGCGAGGGGAGGGCGCCTCGCGGTTCCACCGGCCGGATCCGGAAGCGCTGCGGATCTGGCTGGACGAGTACTCCCTCGGCGAGATCTGGGAGATGAACCTGATCGGTGGCCGTCCCACCAACGAGGGCTCGGCACGTGGCTGA
- a CDS encoding CoA ester lyase — translation MVDRRRSRRSCLAVPGSSQKMIDKARTLPADQVFLDLEDACAPLAKPAARKTIVAALNEGGWEGKTRVVRVNDLTTEWTYRDVVEVVEGAGANLDCIMLPKVQTADQVAWLDLTLTQIEKTMGYEVGKIGIEAQIENAKGLVEVDAIATASPRIETIIFGPADFMASINMKSLVVGEQPPGYDVGDAYHYILMRILMAARATDVQAIDGPYLQIKDVDGFRRVAGRSAALGFDGKWVLHPGQLEAANEAYSPNQSDYDHAENILDAYEWFTSEAGGKRGAAMLGDEMIDEASRKMALVISAKGRAAGMSRTDRWTPPES, via the coding sequence GTGGTCGACCGCAGGCGTTCCCGTCGTTCCTGTCTCGCCGTTCCCGGTTCGAGCCAGAAGATGATCGACAAGGCCCGCACCCTGCCAGCCGACCAGGTGTTCCTGGACCTGGAGGACGCGTGCGCCCCGCTGGCCAAGCCGGCCGCCCGCAAGACCATCGTGGCGGCGCTGAACGAGGGCGGCTGGGAGGGCAAGACCAGGGTGGTCCGGGTCAACGACCTGACCACCGAGTGGACCTACCGCGACGTGGTCGAGGTGGTCGAGGGCGCGGGCGCGAACCTGGACTGCATCATGCTGCCCAAGGTGCAGACCGCCGACCAGGTCGCCTGGCTGGACCTGACCCTGACCCAGATCGAGAAGACCATGGGCTACGAGGTCGGCAAGATCGGCATCGAGGCCCAGATCGAGAACGCCAAGGGCCTGGTCGAGGTGGACGCCATCGCCACCGCCTCCCCGCGCATCGAGACCATCATCTTCGGCCCGGCCGACTTCATGGCCTCGATCAACATGAAGTCCCTGGTCGTCGGCGAACAACCCCCCGGCTACGACGTGGGCGACGCCTACCACTACATCCTGATGCGCATCCTGATGGCCGCCCGCGCCACCGACGTGCAGGCCATCGACGGCCCCTACCTGCAGATCAAGGACGTGGACGGCTTCCGCCGGGTGGCCGGCCGGTCCGCGGCACTGGGCTTCGACGGCAAGTGGGTCCTGCACCCCGGCCAGCTGGAGGCCGCGAACGAGGCCTACAGCCCGAACCAGTCCGACTACGACCACGCGGAGAACATCCTGGACGCCTACGAGTGGTTCACCTCGGAGGCGGGCGGCAAGCGCGGCGCGGCGATGCTGGGCGACGAGATGATCGACGAGGCCTCGCGGAAGATGGCGCTGGTGATCAGCGCGAAGGGGCGCGCGGCCGGGATGTCGCGCACGGACCGGTGGACGCCGCCGGAGAGCTGA
- a CDS encoding aminoglycoside phosphotransferase family protein has protein sequence MIAVPARFVSEIIARQGDTARPWLDQLPELVRDLCEFWRVEVDGPLAHGRFALVVPVRSGEDRYVVKVSWLDEDTKHESTALQRWAGCGAVRLLAEDPARGAMLLERLDEQRTLEREPHDAACEIVGNLARRLWVPPPPSVPRLIDDALLWAADAHHEWDRVGQPVPHRLVGRAVRAHIELTSGGYRPSLLHRDLEFANVLAGRREPWLAIDPKPISGDPHYELLPLLRNRFGELGGAAGLRRRLALLTDASGLDLARSREWALARAVDEWISAVGQGPARQERAEVAKTLAEWLAES, from the coding sequence GTGATCGCGGTACCCGCCCGGTTCGTCTCCGAGATCATCGCCAGGCAGGGCGACACCGCGCGGCCCTGGCTGGACCAGCTGCCCGAGCTGGTCCGCGACCTGTGCGAGTTCTGGCGGGTCGAGGTGGACGGCCCGCTCGCGCACGGCCGGTTCGCGCTGGTGGTGCCGGTGCGCAGCGGCGAGGACCGGTACGTGGTCAAGGTCTCCTGGCTGGACGAGGACACCAAGCACGAGTCCACCGCGCTGCAGCGCTGGGCAGGCTGCGGCGCGGTGCGGCTGCTCGCCGAGGACCCGGCCCGCGGCGCGATGCTGCTGGAACGCCTCGACGAGCAGCGCACGCTGGAGCGGGAGCCGCACGACGCGGCCTGCGAGATCGTCGGCAACCTGGCCAGGCGGCTGTGGGTGCCGCCACCGCCGAGCGTGCCCCGGCTGATCGACGACGCCCTGCTGTGGGCCGCCGACGCGCACCACGAGTGGGACCGGGTCGGCCAGCCCGTGCCGCACCGGCTGGTCGGCCGGGCGGTGCGCGCGCACATCGAGCTGACCTCCGGCGGCTACCGGCCCTCGCTGCTGCACCGCGACCTGGAGTTCGCCAACGTGCTGGCCGGCCGCCGCGAACCCTGGCTGGCCATCGACCCGAAGCCGATCTCCGGTGACCCGCACTACGAGCTGCTCCCGTTGCTGCGCAACAGGTTCGGCGAGCTCGGCGGCGCGGCGGGACTGCGCAGGCGGCTGGCGCTGCTGACCGACGCGAGCGGGCTGGACCTGGCCCGCTCGCGGGAGTGGGCGCTGGCCAGGGCGGTGGACGAGTGGATCAGCGCGGTCGGGCAGGGGCCCGCGCGCCAGGAGCGGGCCGAGGTGGCCAAGACGCTGGCGGAGTGGCTGGCGGAGAGCTAG
- a CDS encoding PhzF family phenazine biosynthesis protein, giving the protein MALPGKTLRMDLVDVFTATPYAGNALAVVHGAEELDTRSMQAIARELNLSETAFPLPPTQPGADYRLRAFSPLVELPFAGHPSVGTAWVLARDGVLGHGTAVQECGAGLLPVAVDERGARLTGGTPVLGADLDAEVLAEAVGLRPAETSVKAGIAGCGLDFNYFLADPAELPAATARPELVLAAVLGRGIVPVAWDPAARTATVRMFRGTGGEDPATGSAALGLGVWLVARGLLPAQGRSEYLVRQGEWVGRPSELHCAVTAAGGLAREVTVWGGVVEVGQGSLRVPD; this is encoded by the coding sequence GTGGCACTACCGGGCAAGACCCTCCGCATGGACCTCGTGGACGTGTTCACCGCCACGCCCTACGCCGGGAACGCGCTGGCCGTGGTGCACGGCGCGGAGGAGCTGGACACCCGGTCCATGCAGGCCATCGCGCGCGAGCTGAACCTCTCCGAGACGGCCTTCCCGCTGCCGCCCACCCAACCCGGCGCGGACTACCGGCTGCGCGCGTTCAGCCCGCTGGTCGAGCTGCCCTTCGCCGGACACCCCAGTGTGGGCACGGCCTGGGTGCTGGCCAGGGACGGGGTGCTCGGGCACGGCACCGCGGTGCAGGAGTGCGGCGCGGGCCTGCTGCCGGTGGCGGTCGACGAGCGCGGCGCCCGGCTCACCGGCGGCACCCCCGTGCTCGGCGCGGACCTGGACGCCGAGGTGCTGGCCGAGGCGGTGGGCCTGCGTCCGGCCGAGACCTCGGTCAAGGCCGGGATCGCGGGCTGTGGCCTGGACTTCAACTACTTCCTGGCCGACCCGGCCGAACTGCCCGCCGCCACCGCCCGGCCGGAGCTGGTGCTCGCCGCGGTGCTCGGCCGCGGCATCGTGCCGGTGGCCTGGGACCCGGCGGCCCGGACCGCGACGGTGCGGATGTTCCGCGGCACCGGCGGCGAGGACCCGGCGACCGGCTCGGCCGCGCTGGGGCTGGGCGTGTGGCTGGTGGCGCGCGGACTGCTGCCCGCGCAGGGGCGGTCGGAGTACCTGGTGCGGCAGGGGGAATGGGTGGGGCGGCCGTCCGAGCTGCACTGCGCGGTGACCGCGGCCGGTGGGCTGGCCCGGGAGGTCACGGTGTGGGGCGGGGTCGTCGAGGTGGGCCAGGGCAGCCTGCGCGTGCCGGACTAG